The genomic stretch CGGTTGGCCGCCGAGTTTTTTTTGAAGAACGTGGGAGAGATCGGCGTTTTAGCGAGCGTGACTAAAGTGGAGATTTCCGCTGATTTGTTTAACGCTAAGATATTTTTTTCCGTTTTGCCTGAAAGTGAGGAAAGAAAAATTTTAAAACAGCTGTTCGCGCTTAAAAAAGATTTCCGGCGGCATATCGCGCACAATTTAAAAATAAAATTTATTCCTCGTGTTATTTTCCTGATAGATGATTCAATTAAAAAACAGCGAAAAATAGACGAGGCTTTGGCTGCTTTAAAGTAATCTAAGGTATAATATTTATGGCCTCCTGCAACACGCATTTGGCACGGTGGCGAAGAGGTAACGCGGTCGTCTGCAAAACGACTATGCGAGGGTTCGAATCCCTCCCGTGCCTATTATAATTGTTAGTTATAAATTTTTGTTGTAGGTTATAAAAAACGCCCGGGTGGCAAAATTTGCCCCCACGTTAATGCCGCGGTGGCGGAATTGGTATACGCGCACGACTTAAAATCGTGTCACTTTTTGTGATGAGGGTTCGACCCCCTCCCGCGGCATTAATGTAGGGGTGAATATCCGCACAACATTTATAATTCAAAACAATTTATGCCGTTAACGATAAAAGAAAATGAAATTTTAGCTA from Candidatus Niyogibacteria bacterium encodes the following:
- the rbfA gene encoding 30S ribosome-binding factor RbfA, whose amino-acid sequence is MSNLRQEKISSLLKRLAAEFFLKNVGEIGVLASVTKVEISADLFNAKIFFSVLPESEERKILKQLFALKKDFRRHIAHNLKIKFIPRVIFLIDDSIKKQRKIDEALAALK